Proteins encoded together in one Mycolicibacter minnesotensis window:
- a CDS encoding MIP/aquaporin family protein produces the protein MADRNAAVRKYLTEMIGTFVFMFAVLGIVLSGTDCVAAVALGIGSVLMVMVYASGHISGGHLNPAVSVAAYLRGALPLNDLGPYIVAQLAGALAAFGVGFGLWHDKYAAETLDLSGAVWPAFLAELVFTFALCYVVLHTATSKDSAGNSFYGLAIGFVVTVGVVAVGAISGGAFNPAITFGLMLSGIFAWKFLWVYVIAQVLGAVVAAYAYKATTLDEHTTASRRG, from the coding sequence ATGGCTGATCGGAACGCCGCGGTGCGCAAATATTTGACCGAAATGATCGGCACGTTCGTTTTCATGTTCGCTGTGCTCGGCATCGTCTTGTCTGGCACGGACTGTGTCGCCGCTGTCGCCCTGGGTATCGGCTCGGTGCTGATGGTGATGGTCTACGCCAGCGGGCACATCTCGGGTGGCCACCTCAACCCGGCGGTGTCGGTGGCCGCGTATCTGCGAGGCGCACTGCCCTTGAATGATCTGGGCCCCTATATCGTTGCGCAGTTGGCCGGTGCACTCGCCGCGTTCGGTGTCGGATTCGGGTTGTGGCACGACAAGTACGCCGCCGAGACACTTGATCTGAGCGGCGCTGTCTGGCCTGCATTCTTGGCCGAATTGGTATTCACGTTTGCCTTGTGTTATGTCGTTCTGCACACGGCGACCAGCAAAGACAGCGCCGGCAACAGCTTCTACGGTCTGGCGATCGGATTCGTGGTGACTGTCGGCGTGGTGGCGGTCGGTGCGATCTCGGGCGGCGCGTTCAACCCGGCTATCACCTTCGGCCTGATGCTGTCGGGGATCTTCGCCTGGAAGTTCCTCTGGGTCTACGTGATCGCCCAGGTGCTGGGCGCGGTCGTGGCGGCCTACGCCTACAAGGCGACCACCCTCGACGAGCACACCACCGCCAGCCGCCGAGGCTAG
- a CDS encoding DoxX family protein: protein MSALTARPTYAALAAFLAGDAVASAIPVPYVAKNMDAMRIPAEVRWAVPVAKAATALGLASVFRFPGVARLTTGLLTAYFAGALGIHLRVRNRVANIVPAVLFLVVFAVMTVQGPHTAGGGVRALE from the coding sequence GTGAGCGCTCTGACGGCTCGGCCGACCTACGCGGCCTTGGCCGCGTTTTTGGCCGGTGACGCGGTGGCATCGGCGATCCCGGTGCCCTATGTCGCCAAGAACATGGATGCCATGCGGATTCCCGCCGAGGTGCGCTGGGCGGTCCCGGTGGCCAAAGCCGCCACCGCGCTGGGGCTGGCGTCGGTGTTCCGGTTCCCGGGCGTCGCCCGTCTCACCACCGGGCTGTTGACGGCGTATTTCGCCGGTGCACTCGGAATCCACCTGCGAGTGCGGAACCGGGTTGCCAACATCGTGCCCGCGGTGCTGTTCCTGGTGGTGTTCGCCGTGATGACGGTCCAGGGCCCGCACACCGCCGGCGGCGGGGTACGGGCCCTGGAGTAG
- a CDS encoding SPFH domain-containing protein, whose protein sequence is MEGVTTGLLLLAVLVVFAIIVVAKSVALIPQAEAAVIERLGRYSRTVSGQLTLLVPFIDRVRARIDLRERVVSFPPQPVITEDNLTLNIDTVVYFQVTNPKAAVYEISNYIVGVEQLTTTTLRNVVGGMTLEQTLTSREVINSQLRGVLDEATGRWGLRVARVELRSIDPPPSIQASMEKQMKADREKRAMILTAEGQREAAIKQAEGQKQSEILTAEGAKQAAILAAEGERQSRMLRAQGERAAAYLQAQGQAKAIEKTFAAIKAGRPTPELLAYQYLQVLPEMARGGANKVWVVPSDFGTALQGFTKLLGAPGEDGVFRYQPSPVDDHPNQHEDDSEEVADWFTTKTDPAIAQAVAKAEADARKPVEGTALPPQLDPGLA, encoded by the coding sequence ATGGAAGGCGTCACAACGGGGCTGTTGTTGCTGGCCGTGCTGGTGGTGTTCGCGATAATCGTGGTCGCCAAGTCGGTCGCGTTGATCCCGCAGGCCGAGGCGGCGGTCATCGAACGCCTGGGCCGCTACAGCCGCACCGTCAGCGGTCAGCTGACCCTGCTGGTGCCCTTCATCGACCGGGTGCGGGCCCGCATCGACCTGCGTGAGCGGGTGGTGTCGTTCCCGCCGCAGCCGGTGATCACCGAGGACAACCTGACCCTGAACATCGACACCGTCGTCTACTTCCAGGTCACCAACCCCAAGGCCGCGGTCTATGAAATCAGCAACTACATCGTGGGCGTGGAACAGCTCACCACCACCACGCTGCGCAACGTGGTCGGCGGGATGACGCTGGAACAGACGCTGACCTCACGTGAGGTGATCAACAGCCAGCTGCGCGGCGTGCTCGACGAGGCGACCGGACGCTGGGGCCTGCGGGTGGCCCGGGTGGAGCTGCGCAGCATCGATCCGCCCCCGTCGATCCAGGCGTCGATGGAGAAGCAGATGAAAGCCGACCGCGAGAAGCGGGCCATGATCCTGACCGCCGAGGGCCAGCGCGAGGCCGCCATCAAACAGGCCGAAGGCCAGAAGCAGTCCGAGATCCTGACGGCCGAGGGCGCCAAGCAGGCGGCGATCCTGGCCGCCGAAGGTGAGCGGCAGTCCCGGATGCTGCGGGCCCAAGGTGAGCGGGCCGCGGCCTACCTGCAGGCCCAAGGGCAGGCCAAGGCGATCGAGAAGACTTTCGCGGCGATCAAGGCCGGCCGGCCCACCCCGGAGTTGCTGGCTTACCAGTACCTGCAGGTGCTGCCGGAGATGGCGCGCGGTGGGGCCAACAAGGTGTGGGTGGTGCCCAGTGATTTCGGCACCGCCCTGCAGGGCTTCACCAAACTGCTCGGTGCTCCCGGCGAAGACGGCGTCTTCCGCTACCAGCCGTCACCCGTCGACGATCATCCGAACCAGCACGAGGACGACAGCGAGGAAGTCGCCGACTGGTTCACCACCAAGACCGATCCGGCGATCGCGCAGGCGGTCGCCAAGGCCGAGGCGGATGCCCGCAAGCCGGTCGAGGGCACTGCGCTGCCCCCGCAGCTCGATCCCGGCCTGGCGTGA
- a CDS encoding NfeD family protein, which translates to MPTALIWLVFALGLAGAEALTGDMFLLMLSGGALSAAATSAVTDWPLWTDGAVFLVVSVLLLVLVRPALRRRLWSTADGETGVLALQGKAALVLDRVEQHGGRIKLNGEVWTARPLTDGDVFEPGEQVTVMHIDGATAVVSKVL; encoded by the coding sequence ATGCCGACTGCCCTGATCTGGTTGGTCTTCGCACTCGGGCTCGCAGGAGCCGAGGCCCTCACCGGCGACATGTTCCTGCTGATGCTCTCCGGTGGTGCGCTGTCGGCAGCGGCCACCAGCGCCGTCACCGACTGGCCGCTGTGGACCGATGGCGCGGTGTTCCTGGTGGTGTCCGTGCTGTTGCTGGTCTTGGTGCGCCCCGCGTTGCGTCGCCGGTTGTGGTCGACGGCGGACGGGGAGACCGGGGTGCTGGCGCTGCAGGGCAAGGCCGCACTGGTACTCGACCGTGTAGAGCAGCACGGCGGCCGGATCAAGCTGAACGGCGAGGTGTGGACTGCCCGGCCGCTCACCGACGGTGACGTCTTCGAACCGGGGGAGCAGGTCACTGTGATGCATATCGATGGAGCCACCGCGGTGGTCAGCAAGGTCCTGTAA
- a CDS encoding ferrochelatase yields MDIDAVLLLSFGGPEGPEQVRPFLENVTRGRGVPAARLDAVAEHYLHFGGVSPINGINRALADALRAELPELPVYFGNRNWEPYVEDTVAQMAADGVRRAAVFPTSAWGGYSGCDQYAEDVARARQATGAGAPELVKLRQYFDHPLFVTMFAEAIAAAADSLPADLRAGARLVFTAHSIPVRADERYGPRIYSRQVAHATSLVAAAAGYTDYDQVWQSRSGPPQVPWLEPDVEAHLAALADAGVSAVIVCPIGFLSDNIEVVWDLDNEVQSQAQAAGIAYARAVTPNADPRLARLARGLIEELRDGAAPQRVTEPSGLGCGFGVDGTPCGSSHCVAVVAPPG; encoded by the coding sequence ATGGACATCGACGCCGTCCTGCTGCTGTCGTTCGGCGGCCCTGAAGGGCCCGAGCAGGTTCGGCCGTTCCTGGAGAACGTCACTCGGGGCCGAGGCGTGCCTGCCGCCCGGTTGGACGCGGTGGCCGAGCACTATCTGCACTTCGGCGGAGTATCGCCGATCAACGGGATCAACAGAGCGCTGGCAGACGCCCTGCGCGCCGAATTGCCGGAACTTCCAGTCTATTTCGGCAACCGCAACTGGGAACCCTACGTCGAGGACACGGTGGCCCAGATGGCGGCCGACGGCGTTCGGCGCGCCGCGGTGTTTCCCACCTCGGCGTGGGGTGGCTACTCCGGCTGCGATCAGTACGCCGAGGACGTCGCCCGGGCGCGCCAGGCAACCGGCGCGGGCGCGCCCGAACTGGTCAAACTGCGCCAATACTTCGACCATCCGCTGTTCGTCACCATGTTCGCCGAGGCGATCGCTGCCGCTGCAGACAGCCTGCCGGCCGATCTTCGGGCCGGCGCTCGGCTGGTGTTCACCGCGCATTCCATCCCGGTCCGCGCCGATGAGCGCTACGGACCGCGGATCTACAGCCGCCAGGTCGCGCACGCTACGAGTCTGGTTGCCGCCGCCGCGGGCTACACCGATTACGACCAGGTGTGGCAGTCGCGCTCGGGACCGCCGCAGGTGCCCTGGCTGGAACCCGACGTCGAAGCTCATCTGGCCGCACTGGCGGACGCCGGGGTGTCTGCGGTGATCGTGTGCCCCATTGGATTTCTCAGCGACAACATCGAGGTGGTCTGGGACCTGGACAACGAGGTCCAGTCCCAGGCGCAGGCGGCGGGCATCGCGTATGCCCGCGCGGTCACTCCGAACGCCGATCCGCGGTTGGCCCGCCTGGCCCGCGGCCTGATCGAGGAACTGCGTGACGGCGCTGCGCCGCAACGTGTCACCGAACCGAGCGGCCTGGGCTGCGGATTCGGCGTCGACGGGACGCCGTGCGGGTCGTCGCACTGCGTTGCTGTGGTGGCGCCTCCCGGCTAG
- the inhA gene encoding NADH-dependent enoyl-ACP reductase InhA, translating into MAGILEGKRILVTGIITDSSIAFHIAKVAQEAGAQLVCTGFDRLRLIQRIIDRLPESAPLLELDVQNNEHLDTLAARVTEVIGEGNKLDGVVHSIGFMPQTGMGINPFFDAPYEDVAKGIHISAYSYASLAKAVLPIMNPGGSIVGMDFDPTRAMPAYNWMTVAKSALESVNRFVAREAGQVGVRSNLVAAGPIRTLAMSAIVGGALGEGAGEQIRLLEEGWDQRAPIGWDMKDPTPVAKTVCALMSDWLPATTGTIVYADGGAHTQLL; encoded by the coding sequence ATGGCAGGCATTCTCGAAGGCAAGCGGATCCTGGTCACCGGGATCATCACCGACTCGTCCATCGCATTCCACATCGCCAAGGTCGCCCAGGAGGCCGGCGCGCAACTGGTGTGCACCGGATTCGACCGGCTGCGGCTGATCCAGCGGATCATCGACCGGCTGCCCGAGTCGGCGCCCCTGCTTGAGCTCGACGTGCAGAACAACGAACACCTCGACACGCTGGCCGCCCGCGTCACCGAGGTGATCGGCGAGGGCAACAAGCTCGACGGGGTGGTGCACTCCATCGGATTCATGCCGCAGACCGGCATGGGAATCAACCCGTTCTTCGACGCGCCCTACGAGGACGTTGCCAAGGGCATCCACATCTCCGCGTACTCCTACGCGTCGCTGGCCAAGGCGGTGCTGCCGATCATGAACCCCGGCGGCTCCATCGTCGGCATGGACTTCGACCCGACCCGGGCGATGCCGGCCTACAACTGGATGACGGTGGCCAAGAGCGCCCTGGAGTCGGTCAACCGGTTTGTGGCGCGTGAAGCTGGGCAGGTCGGCGTACGGTCCAACCTCGTGGCAGCAGGTCCGATTCGGACGCTGGCCATGAGCGCGATCGTGGGTGGAGCGCTCGGCGAGGGAGCCGGGGAGCAGATCCGGTTGCTTGAAGAGGGCTGGGACCAGCGCGCCCCGATCGGCTGGGACATGAAGGACCCGACGCCGGTGGCCAAGACGGTCTGCGCGCTGATGTCCGACTGGCTGCCCGCCACCACCGGGACGATCGTCTACGCCGACGGCGGCGCACACACTCAGCTGCTCTGA
- the fabG1 gene encoding 3-oxoacyl-ACP reductase FabG1 yields MTDSEAPAVKPAFVSRSVLVTGGNRGIGLAIAQRLAADGHKVAVTHRGSGAPEGLFGVVCDVTDNEAVDRAFKEVEEHQGPVEVLVANAGISKDAFLMRMTEERFEEVINANLTGAFRVTQRASRSMQRKRFGRIIYIGSVSGMWGIGNQANYAAAKAGLIGMARSISRELSKAGVTANVVAPGYIDTEMTRALDERIQEGALDFIPAKRVGTAEEVAGAVSFLASEDAGYIAGAVIPVDGGMGMGH; encoded by the coding sequence GTGACAGACAGCGAAGCCCCCGCAGTAAAGCCCGCATTTGTGTCTCGCTCGGTCCTCGTCACCGGTGGAAACCGGGGAATCGGACTGGCGATCGCCCAACGCCTGGCGGCCGACGGACACAAGGTTGCGGTCACCCACCGGGGGTCCGGTGCGCCCGAGGGACTGTTCGGGGTGGTGTGCGATGTCACCGACAACGAAGCCGTCGACCGCGCCTTCAAGGAGGTCGAGGAGCATCAGGGCCCGGTGGAGGTTCTGGTGGCCAACGCCGGTATCTCCAAAGACGCCTTCCTGATGCGGATGACCGAGGAGCGCTTCGAAGAGGTCATCAACGCCAACCTCACCGGGGCATTCCGGGTGACGCAACGCGCGTCGCGCAGCATGCAGCGCAAGCGGTTCGGCCGGATCATCTACATCGGATCGGTATCGGGCATGTGGGGCATCGGCAATCAGGCCAACTATGCGGCGGCCAAGGCCGGTCTGATCGGCATGGCCCGGTCGATCTCTCGGGAGCTGTCCAAGGCGGGCGTGACGGCCAACGTCGTCGCTCCCGGCTACATCGACACCGAGATGACCCGGGCCCTCGACGAGCGGATCCAGGAGGGTGCGCTGGACTTCATCCCCGCCAAGCGGGTCGGTACCGCCGAGGAGGTGGCCGGAGCGGTCAGCTTCCTGGCCTCCGAGGATGCCGGCTACATCGCCGGCGCGGTCATCCCCGTCGACGGCGGTATGGGTATGGGCCACTAA
- a CDS encoding VWA domain-containing protein, producing MTLPLLGPMTLSGFAHPWFFLFLFVVVGLVVLYILMQVARQRRILRFANMELLESVAPKTPTRWRHLSAVLLVSSLLLFTVAMAGPTHDIRIPRNRAVVMLVIDVSQSMRATDVAPSRLAAAQEAGKQFADELTAGINLGLIAYAGTATVLTSPTTNREATKAAIDKLQLADRTATGEGIFTALQAIATVGAVIGGGDTPPPARIVLLSDGKETVPSNPDNPKGAFTAARTAKDQGVPVSTISFGTAYGYVEINEQRQPVPVDDDSLKKIADLSGGSAYTASSLAQLKEVYATLQDQIGFETIRGEASTGWLRLGAFVLALAGFTALLLNRRLPA from the coding sequence ATGACATTGCCGCTACTCGGGCCGATGACCTTGTCGGGCTTTGCGCACCCCTGGTTCTTCCTGTTCCTGTTCGTGGTCGTGGGGCTGGTCGTGCTCTACATCCTCATGCAGGTGGCACGGCAGCGGCGGATTCTGCGGTTCGCCAACATGGAGTTGCTGGAGAGCGTGGCGCCCAAGACGCCGACCCGCTGGCGCCATCTGTCGGCGGTCCTGCTGGTCAGCTCGCTGCTGCTGTTCACCGTCGCCATGGCGGGGCCCACCCACGACATCCGGATTCCGCGCAACCGTGCCGTGGTGATGCTGGTGATCGACGTCTCGCAGTCGATGCGGGCCACCGACGTCGCACCCTCCCGGTTGGCGGCCGCGCAGGAAGCCGGCAAGCAGTTCGCCGACGAGCTCACCGCGGGCATCAACCTGGGCCTGATCGCCTACGCAGGCACGGCGACCGTGCTGACTTCGCCGACCACCAATCGTGAGGCGACCAAGGCCGCGATCGACAAGCTGCAACTGGCGGACCGCACCGCCACCGGCGAGGGAATCTTCACCGCGCTGCAGGCGATCGCCACCGTGGGCGCCGTCATCGGCGGTGGTGACACCCCGCCACCGGCCCGGATCGTGCTGCTCTCCGACGGCAAGGAGACCGTGCCGTCCAACCCTGACAACCCCAAAGGGGCGTTCACCGCGGCGCGGACCGCTAAGGACCAGGGGGTGCCGGTGTCGACGATCTCGTTCGGCACGGCCTACGGCTACGTCGAGATCAACGAGCAGCGTCAGCCGGTACCGGTCGACGACGACTCGCTGAAGAAGATCGCCGACCTCTCCGGCGGTAGCGCCTACACCGCCTCCAGCCTGGCCCAGCTCAAAGAGGTCTATGCAACCCTGCAGGACCAGATCGGCTTCGAGACCATTCGCGGTGAGGCCAGCACCGGCTGGCTCCGGCTGGGCGCCTTTGTCTTGGCGCTGGCCGGGTTCACTGCGCTGCTGCTCAACCGCCGCTTGCCCGCCTAG
- a CDS encoding DUF58 domain-containing protein, with the protein MLRGGIRDPKLAAALRTLELTVKRKLDGVLHGDHLGLIPGPGSEPGESRLYQPGDDVRRMDWSVTARTTHPHVRQMIADRELETWLVVDMSASMDFGTSTCEKRDLAVAAASAIVYLNSGGGNRLGALVTNGQNVVRVPARSGRNHEQTLLRTIATIPRAPVGVRGDLAAAIDALRRPERRRGMAVIISDFLGPINWMRPLRAVAARHEVLGIEVLDPRDVELPDVGDVVLQDTESGVTREFTIDAKLRDDFARAAVAHHADVVRALRSCGAPLLGLRTDRDWIADIVRFVESRRRGALAGTP; encoded by the coding sequence ATGCTGCGCGGAGGAATCCGCGATCCCAAGCTGGCGGCGGCGCTGCGCACCTTGGAGCTCACGGTCAAGCGCAAGCTCGACGGTGTGCTGCACGGCGACCACCTGGGCCTGATCCCAGGACCGGGCTCCGAGCCGGGGGAGTCGCGGCTCTACCAGCCCGGTGACGACGTACGCCGGATGGACTGGTCGGTCACGGCCCGTACCACCCATCCGCACGTCCGACAGATGATCGCCGATCGCGAGCTGGAGACCTGGCTGGTGGTGGACATGTCGGCCAGCATGGATTTCGGCACCTCCACCTGTGAGAAGCGTGACCTGGCGGTGGCCGCGGCGTCGGCCATCGTCTACCTCAACAGCGGCGGAGGTAACCGGCTGGGCGCGCTGGTCACCAACGGTCAGAACGTCGTACGTGTGCCGGCCCGCTCCGGCCGCAATCACGAGCAGACCCTGCTGCGGACCATCGCCACCATTCCACGCGCCCCCGTCGGGGTGCGCGGTGATCTGGCGGCGGCCATCGACGCGCTGCGCCGGCCCGAGCGCCGACGGGGTATGGCGGTCATCATCAGCGACTTCCTCGGCCCGATCAACTGGATGCGGCCACTGCGGGCGGTTGCCGCGCGGCACGAGGTGCTGGGCATCGAGGTCCTCGATCCGCGCGACGTCGAGCTACCCGACGTCGGCGACGTGGTTTTGCAGGACACCGAGTCCGGGGTCACCCGCGAGTTCACCATCGACGCCAAGCTTCGCGATGATTTCGCCCGGGCAGCGGTGGCCCACCACGCAGACGTCGTGCGGGCCTTGCGCAGCTGCGGTGCGCCGTTACTGGGGTTGCGGACCGACCGGGACTGGATCGCCGACATCGTCCGATTCGTCGAGTCACGCCGGCGCGGCGCGCTGGCGGGGACGCCGTGA
- the moxR1 gene encoding chaperone MoxR1 translates to MTSSDGTPAGASGFPGSAGAETGTVGGSGLAADVHALERAIFEVKRVIVGQDQLVERILVGLLAKGHVLLEGVPGVAKTLAVETFAKVVGGNFARIQFTPDLVPTDIIGTRIYRAGREEFDTELGPVMTNFLLADEINRAPAKVQSALLEVMQERQVSIGGKRFPLPNPFLVMATQNPIEHEGVYPLPEAQRDRFLFKINVSYPSPEEEREIIYRMGVAPPEPKQILSTGDLVRLQALAANNFVHHALVDYVVRVITATRHPEQFGMPDVKNWLSFGASPRASLGIISASRALALVRGRDYVIPQDVIEVIPDVLRHRLVLSYDALADEITPEIVINRLLQTVPLPQVNAVPQQQQHSPAPGAPTAAAVAGGR, encoded by the coding sequence ATGACGTCATCGGATGGGACGCCCGCGGGCGCCAGCGGTTTCCCCGGCTCGGCCGGTGCCGAGACAGGCACTGTCGGCGGTAGCGGGCTCGCCGCCGACGTACACGCGCTGGAGCGGGCCATCTTCGAGGTCAAGCGCGTCATCGTCGGCCAGGACCAGCTCGTCGAGCGCATCCTGGTCGGCCTGCTCGCCAAGGGCCACGTGCTGCTCGAGGGCGTGCCCGGCGTCGCCAAGACCCTGGCTGTCGAGACCTTCGCCAAGGTGGTGGGCGGAAACTTCGCCAGGATCCAGTTCACCCCGGACCTGGTGCCGACCGACATCATCGGCACCCGCATCTACCGGGCGGGCCGCGAGGAGTTCGACACCGAACTCGGGCCGGTGATGACCAACTTCCTGCTGGCCGACGAGATCAACCGTGCGCCGGCCAAGGTGCAGTCGGCGCTGCTCGAGGTCATGCAGGAACGCCAGGTCTCCATCGGCGGCAAGCGGTTCCCGCTGCCCAACCCGTTCCTGGTGATGGCCACGCAGAACCCGATCGAGCACGAGGGCGTCTACCCGCTGCCCGAGGCGCAGCGCGACCGCTTCCTGTTCAAGATCAACGTCAGCTACCCCTCACCGGAGGAGGAGCGCGAGATCATCTACCGGATGGGTGTCGCCCCGCCGGAGCCCAAGCAGATTCTGAGCACCGGTGACCTGGTGCGCCTGCAGGCCTTGGCGGCCAACAACTTCGTGCACCACGCGCTGGTGGACTACGTGGTGCGGGTCATCACCGCAACGCGTCACCCCGAGCAGTTCGGTATGCCGGACGTGAAGAACTGGTTGTCGTTCGGTGCGTCGCCGCGTGCCTCGCTGGGCATCATCTCCGCCTCTCGGGCACTGGCCCTGGTGCGCGGCCGCGACTATGTGATCCCGCAGGACGTCATCGAGGTCATCCCGGACGTGCTCCGGCACCGGCTGGTGCTGTCCTATGACGCACTCGCCGACGAGATCACCCCAGAGATCGTCATCAATCGGCTGCTGCAGACGGTGCCGCTGCCCCAGGTCAACGCGGTTCCACAGCAGCAACAGCACTCGCCGGCACCGGGTGCCCCGACCGCGGCGGCAGTGGCCGGCGGTCGGTGA
- the ripB gene encoding NlpC/P60 family peptidoglycan endopeptidase RipB, whose translation MGSLLVAIPVMLGLAAPASADPGWDPTLPATISAGAPGDPLAIANASLQATANATQTTMDLGRKFLSGLGFNVGDEAAGNVSPGQRVHGKQAIEYVIRRGGAQMGVPYSWGGGSLTGPSKGVDSGAGTVGFDCSGLMRYAFAGVGVLIPRFSGDQYNAGRHIPPSQARRGDLMLYGPGGGQHVTMYLGGGKMLEASGSAGKVVVSPVRTSGMTPYLTRIIEY comes from the coding sequence ATGGGGTCGCTGCTGGTGGCGATCCCCGTGATGCTGGGCCTGGCTGCGCCGGCTTCGGCCGACCCCGGCTGGGACCCCACACTGCCGGCCACGATCAGCGCCGGCGCGCCCGGTGACCCGCTGGCAATTGCCAACGCATCGCTGCAGGCCACCGCCAACGCCACCCAGACCACCATGGATCTGGGCCGCAAATTCCTGTCCGGCCTGGGGTTCAACGTCGGCGACGAGGCCGCCGGCAACGTGTCGCCCGGTCAGCGGGTGCACGGCAAGCAAGCCATCGAGTACGTCATTCGGCGCGGCGGCGCGCAGATGGGTGTGCCCTACTCCTGGGGCGGTGGATCGCTGACCGGCCCGAGCAAGGGAGTCGACTCCGGTGCGGGCACCGTCGGCTTCGACTGCTCGGGGCTGATGCGCTACGCGTTCGCTGGTGTCGGAGTGCTGATCCCACGCTTCTCCGGCGACCAGTACAACGCCGGCCGGCACATACCGCCCAGCCAGGCCAGGCGTGGGGATCTGATGTTGTACGGGCCCGGCGGCGGCCAGCACGTCACGATGTACCTAGGTGGCGGCAAGATGCTGGAGGCCTCGGGCAGTGCCGGCAAGGTGGTGGTCAGCCCGGTGAGGACGTCGGGAATGACGCCCTACCTGACCCGGATAATCGAGTACTGA
- the ripA gene encoding NlpC/P60 family peptidoglycan endopeptidase RipA: MRRIRCGSDGSAFRLATRFTKPATVTVLSAAMLLGTPGLATAQPGQDPDGIAALIADVADANQQLQNLGAQIAEEKEGVNKALVDLQTARDDAAAAQREVEVGHQAIADADAAIAAAQRRFNTFAASTYVNGPSDSYLTAANPSEMIATAAAGQSLALSSQQALDNLKRARTEQLNKESAARLAKQKADQALADAQSSQDAAVAALTDTQRKFGEQQGEIDRLAARRSQAQAKLAAARGSDTPQGGQASPGGTGGDRWGNPGAPVAGPMAASQPAHWDGPWDPTLPMIPSADVPGDPIAVINQVLGISQTSAQVTANLGQKFLQSIGLAKPDSTGINNGQIPRVYGKQASEYVIRRGLAQRGVPYSWGGGTAAGPGRGIGSGSGTVGFDCSGLILYAFAGVGIKLPHYSGSQYKMGRQIPSALARRGDVIFYGPGGSQHVTLYLGNGLMLEAPDVGQTVKVSPVRKSGMTPFVVRYIEY; the protein is encoded by the coding sequence ATGAGACGCATCCGCTGTGGCTCCGATGGCTCTGCTTTCCGACTGGCCACCCGCTTCACCAAGCCCGCGACGGTGACGGTGCTCAGCGCCGCAATGCTGCTGGGCACCCCCGGACTGGCCACAGCCCAGCCCGGACAGGACCCCGACGGTATTGCCGCCCTGATCGCCGACGTCGCCGACGCCAACCAACAACTGCAGAATCTGGGCGCGCAGATCGCCGAGGAGAAGGAGGGGGTCAACAAGGCCCTGGTGGACCTGCAGACCGCACGCGACGATGCCGCCGCTGCCCAGCGCGAGGTCGAAGTCGGTCATCAGGCGATCGCCGACGCCGATGCAGCGATCGCCGCCGCGCAGCGCCGCTTCAACACCTTTGCCGCGTCGACCTACGTCAACGGCCCCTCGGACAGCTATCTGACCGCGGCCAACCCCTCGGAGATGATCGCCACGGCCGCCGCCGGCCAGTCCCTGGCACTGAGCTCCCAGCAGGCCCTGGACAACCTCAAGCGAGCCCGCACCGAACAACTGAACAAGGAGTCGGCGGCTCGGCTGGCCAAGCAGAAAGCCGACCAAGCGCTCGCGGACGCGCAGTCCAGCCAGGACGCCGCCGTGGCCGCACTCACCGACACCCAGCGCAAGTTCGGCGAGCAGCAGGGCGAGATCGACCGGTTGGCCGCCCGTCGCAGCCAGGCCCAAGCCAAGCTTGCCGCCGCTCGCGGCAGCGACACGCCCCAGGGCGGACAGGCTTCGCCCGGGGGCACCGGCGGCGACCGATGGGGAAATCCTGGCGCTCCCGTCGCCGGTCCCATGGCCGCCAGTCAGCCCGCACACTGGGACGGTCCCTGGGACCCGACCCTGCCGATGATCCCCAGCGCCGATGTCCCCGGTGACCCGATCGCGGTCATCAACCAGGTACTGGGAATCTCCCAGACCTCGGCACAGGTCACGGCCAATCTGGGTCAGAAGTTCCTGCAGTCCATCGGGTTGGCCAAGCCGGACTCCACCGGTATCAACAACGGCCAGATTCCGCGGGTCTACGGCAAGCAGGCCTCTGAATACGTGATTCGCCGTGGGCTTGCCCAGCGCGGTGTGCCCTACTCCTGGGGCGGTGGCACGGCCGCGGGTCCGGGCCGCGGGATCGGCTCTGGATCGGGCACCGTCGGTTTCGACTGCTCCGGACTGATCCTGTACGCGTTCGCCGGCGTCGGTATCAAGCTGCCGCACTACTCGGGCTCGCAGTACAAGATGGGGCGCCAGATCCCGTCGGCGCTCGCGCGGCGCGGCGACGTCATCTTCTACGGGCCGGGTGGCAGTCAGCACGTGACGCTCTACCTCGGCAACGGCCTGATGCTGGAGGCGCCCGACGTGGGCCAGACAGTGAAGGTGTCCCCGGTACGCAAGAGCGGTATGACGCCTTTCGTGGTCCGATACATCGAGTACTGA